In the genome of Telluria mixta, the window ATGTAGGCACTGAACCGCTCCGCGAATTGCTGCGCCCACGGCAAACCCACCAGCGCGATGTGGGCGCCGGGCGCGGCGGCGCGCAGCGCACGCAGGGCGGGCACCGCGCACAGCATGTCGCCCAGGTGGAGGGCGCGGAATACGATGACCGAAGGCGGATCGAGACGTTGCAGCAGTGGTCGACGGTACACTTCTTCCTCCTGTAAAACGTGCGGTCGTGCGCGCGTCTTTCCGGTGAGGGGCATCGTTGCCGCATATGCCTTTATGCCTTATCTGCGCAACAGGCCATCGAGGACGTTGCGCGTGACGCGCTCCAGTTGGCGATCCCGGCCGGCGTCGAGGACTTGCGCCCAGTCGGTGGTTCCGGCAGAAAACACGGTGCCGTTGCGCGTGAACAGGCCCATGGCGGCCGTGTGGATGCCTTCGCCGGCGGCGTGGCGTGCGCGTGCCGGCAGTTCCTGCCAGTCGGGGCCCAGCCGCGCTGCTGCCAGCAATGCGTAGCCGTCCGGCGTGCCGTCCTCGTCCGACCAGGCCGACAGCAATGCGCCATGGTCGGCATCGAAGACGTCGAGTGGGACGCCGTCGCATTCATAGCCCGCCAGCGGCGGCCAGCTCTGCCGCCCGAGCGCGTCGCCGCGTGCCAGGCCGGTCTCCGTGAAGATCCAGTGATCCGGCTGCTGGACGCGGTAGCCGCCGGACCTGCGCGGGCCATCCCACCAGCCGCCGCCATGCCGGTAGCTGGCGCCGCTCAAGCCGTCTTCGGGACGCGCGGCGCCGCGGGGTGACCACCAGTGGTCGCGGGCGCCATGCGGGCCGCCCTGGTGGCAGACGATGGCCGTCCCGTCATCGACGACGTGGATGCGCCACCAGCACACATTGCCAGCGAAGAACGCGAGATTGCCGCCGCTGGAGACGAAGTCCTCGACGGCGTCGCGCGTCGCGGTGCTCCAGTATTCGTCATGGCCGGCCGACACCAGCAGGCGGTAGCCCGCGAGCAGCGTCGGGTCGGCGTGGATGTCGAGGTCCGTGCAAAAGTCCGCGCGGTAGCCATTGCGCGCCAGCCAGCGGATGAAGCGCGCGTCCCAATGGGCAAACGTCTGGCGGGGCGATGCGACATCGTAATGGTCGGCGGCGCACCACACGGGCCCGCCGATACCGCCGCCGGGACGACGCAGCGAGATACGTGCACCGGGCGGCGTGATCGAACGCGGCGGGTGGACATAGAAGCAACCGCCACCGCTGGCGTTATAGGCGTGGTACGTGGCCAGCGGCAGTTTATAAAGCATGCCGCGTCCCCTTGATCGTGGACGCACCACGAACAGGGCAGTCCCGTGGCCGCGTGCCAGATCGAACGTGGTCTTGCGTCCTTCCTCTTCGAGGTCGGCGATGTAGACGGCCGAGGGCCAGTCCGGTGGAATCGGAAAGGCATGGGCTGGCCAGTTCCAGTCCGCGTCCGGCGCGGCATCGTCCGCCCATGCGCCGGGCAGCCAGTCGCTGCGCAGCATCTCGACCGGTCCGTCGCTCCAGCGGTAGAACGTGACGCGGAAGCGGCGGCTGTCGGTCGACACGTGCAGGTGCAGCGTGGCGCCGGGCAGCACGCTGGCCCGTCCTGGATACGCACGGATCATGCGGGCAGCTCCGGTTCGATCCGTTTGGTCACGAGGAAGGGCGGTATCGCGAGGGCGTGCAGCGGCATGCGGCGGAACGACGCGAGCGCTTCCTCCGGCGTTTCCACGATCGGTTCGTCCTTGCCGTTGAACGACGTGTTCAGCAGGACCGGCACGCCCGTGCGCGCATCGAAGCCCGTCAGCAGGCGGCGCAGCAGCGGGTCGTCGTCCGGGCCGACGGTCTGCAGGCGCGCGCTGCCGTCCACGTGGGTGATGGCCGGTACGCGCGCCATCATGCCTGGTACGACCGGCGCGGCGAACTGCATGAAAGGTGAGTCACGGGGCAGGTCGAAATACTCGGCGGCCCGCTCCGCGAGCACGACGGGTGCCAGCGGGCGGAACCACTCGCGCTGCTTGACGCGCGCATTGATCCAGTCGCGGACTTCGGCCTGGCGCGGATCGGCCAGGATGCTGCGGTGGCCCAGGGCGCGCGGGCCGAATTCGCTGCCTCCCTGGTACAGGGCGAGCACGCGGCCCCGGCACAGCAGGTCGAGCATGTGGCTGCATAGGGCGTCGGCATCAGGCAGGTGGATGATGTGAAGGTCGTCGCGGTCGGCCAGGGCGGCTTCGATGTCGTGATGTTGCGGGACGGGACCCAGGTAGTCATGGGTCCAGCGGTAGGCGCAGCCGGCGCCGGCCAGTTCCGTGAGGCCGTACAGTGCGCAGCCCAGCGCCGTGCCGGCATCGCCCGGCGCGGGCGGAATGAAGACCTGTTTGAACGGCGTTTCCCGCAACAGGCGCTCGTTGGCCGAACAGTTCAGCGCCGTGCCGCCGGCGAAGCACAGGTTGTCCAGCCCCGTCTCCGCATGCAGCCAGCGGGCCACCGCCAGGATGGCATCCTCGAAGGCGCGCTGGCCCGCGGCCGCCAGGTTGGCGCAATCGGCGAAGGTGACGCCCGGCTGGCCGTAGCGGAACCGTTCGTGGTCACGCAGGATCTCGCGCCAGGCCGCCGGCAACGTCACCTGCCCGCCTTCGACGGTCAGCGGCGGCAGGCCCAGCGCATGCGGCTGGCCATGCGGGGCGAGCCCCATCACCTTGCCTTCGTTGCCTTCGCCGGGAAAGATGGCCTGCGTCAGCAGGAAATAAAACATGCCGAGGCCGACGAGGCGCATGTCGTCCCGGTCCCACAGGTGCTTGCCGATGCAGTGCACGCGTTCGCGGTCGGCGCGGTAGAACGAGGCGACTTCGCGCCAGTCGCCCGGCACGTATGTCGCGCCGCTCCAGTGGTCGGTGAGGTCTGCGACCGGGCTCCCCTGGCCGTCGATGACCATGACGGCGGCCTCGCGGAAGGGCGATGGGTGGAACACGCTGTATAGGTGCGCCAGGTGGTGCGAGATGCGTGCATGCCGGCAGCCAGGGGCGAGGCGCAGCGTCGCGCCGAGCTCCGCGTCGTACCGGGCCTGGTGGCGCGCTTCATCGTCGCACGAAAAGCATTCGACCACGATGTCGATGGGCCGCTCCGGCCACGGCAGGCGCGGTCCGTAATGGTCGCTGACGTCGCCCGGCCGGCCCCAATGGTGCTTGTGGCGCGTGAGCCGTTCCTTCTGGATGGCCCACGGCAGCTTGGAGCCCTGCATCAGGCAGGCACTGGCGTCCTGGGTCCGGTTAATACCGAGCACGACGGGAACATCGTTCATCACGCTCATCGTTTCCTCCGCGTTGGGTTGCGATGCAACGGTCCTGCTGAGGCTTGGAGCACGATGAGCTGGATTAGTTCATCCATTCGCGCGGCGGGGCGGCGGCCTGAACGGCGCGGCGAAACCCGGTATCATCGATGGGAGTCCCCTTGATGACCGGATACCCCATGCTCCAGACGCCCGCCTCGTTCACGCCCCTGATGGCTCCGCAGCAGGATGCCGCCCCGCTGTCCTTCGTCTTCCACGGCGGGCGGCTGCTCGTGCGCGAGGTCGACCTCGGCCTGCCCGACGAGGCCGCGGTGCGCAGCCTCGCGCTCGACCCGCCGCGCCTGCAGCCGGTGGGCCTGCTGGATAACCGTTATTGCCAGACCGCCTGGGTCGACGATGAAGCCCTGGCGCCGCCCGGCTATGCGTGGCGTGGGTTGCGCTCGCTGTTCGGCGAGTTCGACGAAGGGCACCTCGGCGTGGCCGCGCGCGCCTGCCAGATCGCCGAATGGGCGCGCACCCACCGCTTCTGCGGCGCCTGCGGCAGCGGCACCGTGCTGGCGGCGGGGGAGCGCTGCTTCAAGTGCGCGAACTGCGGGCACATGGCCTATCCGCGTATCTCGCCGGCGATGATGGTCCTGATCCGCAACGGCGACAAGGTGCTGCTGGCGCTGCATACGCAATCCGCGGTAAAACGCTTCGTGCCGCTGGCCGGCTTCCTGGAAGCGGGCGAGACGATCGAGGAAGCCGTGCACCGCGAAGTGTTCGAGGAAGTCGGCCTGCGCGTGCACAACCTGCGCTATTTCGGCAGCCAGTCGTGGCCGTTCCCGCACTCGCTGATGATCGCATTCACGGCCGATTACCTGGACGGCGACATCCGTACCGACCCCAACGAGATCAGCGAGGCGCGCTGGTTCGGCCCGGGTGACGAATGGCCGGAGCGCGTGCCGCACGTCTCGATCTCGAGCATGCTGGTCGACAGCCACCGGCCGCCGGGACGCTGACGGCCAGCCGCTCAGCTCATGGCGTGGACGTGGCCGCGATCTTGCCTTCCACGCGCAGCGCCAGCGACGTTTCTTCCGGCCGGGTACCCGTGCTGCGCATGCGCACGACGCGCTGCATCAGGTCGAACCAGAAGGGGGCGCCGAACAGCGCGGTCGACGCGGTGACGATCCAGCCGGCGACCTGCAGCGCGAAATCGGCATTGGCTACCGGAGGAAACCGCGTCCAGCCGATCGGCAGCGCCATCAGGGCGTCGAATACGGCCGGGTCGAGCGCGCCGGGCGCGTCATGGAGATGCGCCGTGAGGGCCGGCTGTTGCCACAGCGTGCGGAACAGGTGGATGCTGTCGATGTTGAACAGGATCGCCAGCAGCAGCGCCAGCAGCAGGGAGATCAGCAACTGGCGCCGTTTATAAGTGCCGGACATGCGCGCCATGGCGTTGTCGAACCAGCCGGCCAGCATGTCCTGGAATTGCTGCAGGTCGCGCGCGCGCCCGTACAGCCCGCGCATCATCTGCCTGACCTGCGGATCGGGGATCGCCTCGATCGCGTTAGAGAGCTGGACGAAGTCGCCCGGCACTTTCCAGAGGCTGTCCACCAGCGCAATCGCAAAATGCGCCGGTTCGATGTACGATGGCCGCGTACGTATGTCGCGCTCGCTCGGCTGGGTGCCGTCCGTGTGCGGATTCACCAGCGGATGCAGGTAGACGGCGCGCGCCAGCCCGTCGAAGCGCGGGTCGTTGAGCATGCTCTTGACGCCCGCCAGCAGGGTGTTGGCACGCAGCCGGAACGCCGCGGCCAGCGCTTCCTGCAAGGTGCTGACGATCAAGGCGACCGTGCCATAACAAAATGTCAGGCCGATCGCGACTTCCAGGACGGTGCTCCCAAGCATGGCTGTTCTCCGCGCAGTGACAAGGACCTCGACTACGCTAGCGCATCCGCCACAGTCCGGCTTTCGTTTTGCGCAAGGAAGCCGCCGGCATCTGTGGATCCGCTCCATTTTCTATATACTCTCGGCAATCGAAAATTTTAGGGTTAACCATGTCTGACAAAGAAGTCTTCACCGAGAACGACTGGCGCCGCCTGCTGGTAAGCCTTGGCGAAGATCCCAACCGCTCCGGCCTGCACGAGACGCCCGCGCGTGTCGCCAAGGCCTGGAAACACTGGACTTCCGGCTACGACCAGGATCCGGTCGAGATCCTCAAGGCGTTCGAAGACGGCGCCGAGGAATACAACGAATTGATCGTCGTGCGCGGCATTCCGGTCTACAGCCATTGCGAACACCACCTGGCGCCGTTCTTCGGCAAGGCGACGGTGGGCTATCTGCCGAACGGCAAGATCGTCGGGCTGTCGAAGCTGACGCGTCTCGTCGACGTGTTTTCCAAGCGCCTGCAGGTGCAGGAACGCTTGACGGTCCAGATCGCCAACACGCTGATGGAAGTGCTGGAACCGAAGGCCGTGGGCGTGGTCATCAAGTGCCGCCACATGTGCATGGAGAGCCGCGGCATCCGCACGCCGGGCGAGGAAACCATCACGTCGACCCTGCTGGGCGAACTGCAGCCGAACCTGGCGCTGCGCACCGAGTTCCTGTCGCTGGCCCGCGACTGACGGTCGCCCGACCCCGCACGCATGGCGCCTGAAAAAAAGGCGCCATGATTCCGAACACGCTGCTAGACTGTATTTACTGGGCGCTCGTGTTCGAATCCGTCGCGACAATGCGCTACGCCCCGTCGATGATCGGGAACCTGTTCCGGATCACGTGTCTCCAAGTGAATTTGAGGCGATCGACATGGCCAGGCAAACCTTTCCAAGCGATGTACCGCGTGAACAGTTCGAGACCGTGCGTGAAATGCTGGAAGCGGCCCGCCGCAAGACCCGGCCGCGCAAGCACGATCTGTACGATGTGTTCTGCGCCGTCCTGTACTTCCTCCACACCGGCAGCGCCTGGCGCAGCATGCCGCCCGAGTTCCCGCCCTGGCGTACCGTGCACGAATATTTCACGCAATGGACGATGCTGCGTGAAGGCGACCGCACCCTGCTCGAGCAGGCGCTGGACCGGCTCGGGCGCACAGCCGAAATCGCGCGGCTGCGCCAGCTGACCGGGCAACACTGATCCGGCCGCGGTGCCGGATGACCAGCCTGGCGCCTCCGGGTGTGAGCGCTATCTGGCGGAATCCCGCTAGCGCGCAGCCGCCGCCGAACCTTCCGCCGGCTCGAACACGAGCTTTTTCTTCGCATCCATGTGGAACACGCCGATCGGCTGGGCCTGCACATTGTCCGACGGTTCCGGCAATTTGCTGCAGGTACGGGTTTCCAGCTGCCACATCGCGTCGCCCGCGCGCAGCAGGAAGG includes:
- a CDS encoding N,N-dimethylformamidase beta subunit family domain-containing protein produces the protein MIRAYPGRASVLPGATLHLHVSTDSRRFRVTFYRWSDGPVEMLRSDWLPGAWADDAAPDADWNWPAHAFPIPPDWPSAVYIADLEEEGRKTTFDLARGHGTALFVVRPRSRGRGMLYKLPLATYHAYNASGGGCFYVHPPRSITPPGARISLRRPGGGIGGPVWCAADHYDVASPRQTFAHWDARFIRWLARNGYRADFCTDLDIHADPTLLAGYRLLVSAGHDEYWSTATRDAVEDFVSSGGNLAFFAGNVCWWRIHVVDDGTAIVCHQGGPHGARDHWWSPRGAARPEDGLSGASYRHGGGWWDGPRRSGGYRVQQPDHWIFTETGLARGDALGRQSWPPLAGYECDGVPLDVFDADHGALLSAWSDEDGTPDGYALLAAARLGPDWQELPARARHAAGEGIHTAAMGLFTRNGTVFSAGTTDWAQVLDAGRDRQLERVTRNVLDGLLRR
- a CDS encoding carbamoyltransferase family protein; translated protein: MSVMNDVPVVLGINRTQDASACLMQGSKLPWAIQKERLTRHKHHWGRPGDVSDHYGPRLPWPERPIDIVVECFSCDDEARHQARYDAELGATLRLAPGCRHARISHHLAHLYSVFHPSPFREAAVMVIDGQGSPVADLTDHWSGATYVPGDWREVASFYRADRERVHCIGKHLWDRDDMRLVGLGMFYFLLTQAIFPGEGNEGKVMGLAPHGQPHALGLPPLTVEGGQVTLPAAWREILRDHERFRYGQPGVTFADCANLAAAGQRAFEDAILAVARWLHAETGLDNLCFAGGTALNCSANERLLRETPFKQVFIPPAPGDAGTALGCALYGLTELAGAGCAYRWTHDYLGPVPQHHDIEAALADRDDLHIIHLPDADALCSHMLDLLCRGRVLALYQGGSEFGPRALGHRSILADPRQAEVRDWINARVKQREWFRPLAPVVLAERAAEYFDLPRDSPFMQFAAPVVPGMMARVPAITHVDGSARLQTVGPDDDPLLRRLLTGFDARTGVPVLLNTSFNGKDEPIVETPEEALASFRRMPLHALAIPPFLVTKRIEPELPA
- the nudC gene encoding NAD(+) diphosphatase, which encodes MLQTPASFTPLMAPQQDAAPLSFVFHGGRLLVREVDLGLPDEAAVRSLALDPPRLQPVGLLDNRYCQTAWVDDEALAPPGYAWRGLRSLFGEFDEGHLGVAARACQIAEWARTHRFCGACGSGTVLAAGERCFKCANCGHMAYPRISPAMMVLIRNGDKVLLALHTQSAVKRFVPLAGFLEAGETIEEAVHREVFEEVGLRVHNLRYFGSQSWPFPHSLMIAFTADYLDGDIRTDPNEISEARWFGPGDEWPERVPHVSISSMLVDSHRPPGR
- the folE gene encoding GTP cyclohydrolase I FolE; translation: MSDKEVFTENDWRRLLVSLGEDPNRSGLHETPARVAKAWKHWTSGYDQDPVEILKAFEDGAEEYNELIVVRGIPVYSHCEHHLAPFFGKATVGYLPNGKIVGLSKLTRLVDVFSKRLQVQERLTVQIANTLMEVLEPKAVGVVIKCRHMCMESRGIRTPGEETITSTLLGELQPNLALRTEFLSLARD